DNA from Amycolatopsis sp. DSM 110486:
GAACCAGCGCACGGAAACCCACCGGGCACTCGCCGCGCAGACCGCCGAAGCGCAGACGGAGGCCGACACCCGGGTCCGCCGCGCGACCGAGCACGCCAACGACATCGTCACCCAGGCCGACGACCGCGTCGCCGAGCTGACAGCCATCCACCACCGCCTGAAAACGGCGCTCACCGGCACCCGCGAGCTCCTGGCGTCGGCGACCGCCGCGCTGGACCCGCGACCCGACGACACCGGCACCGCCGTGCCTGTCCAGCGCCGTAAACCGGCGCTCACCGAGGCGACCACAACCGGCTGACCTGCGGTTGTCTCACTCCCACAACTTCTATCGAGCCGACTGAGCACGGGGTCGCCGGCCCGGCTTTTCACCCCGGCCCCGGCGTGGAGCGCCCCGCCGAGATCACGCGCGCCCCTAAGTTGGGGCCATGACCATCACCGGGCCGAGGACGTCGACGCGGTTGCTGCTCGTCGTCGTGTGCGTGGTGGTGCTGGCGACGGCGACCACGCTCGCCAACCGGGTGTTGCCGGGCTGGGCGTACCCGGTCTGCGGAGCCGTGACGGCGGCGGTGCTGCTCGCGCTGGCGTTCGGCGCCGGGTACACGCCGGCCGACCTCGGCGTCAGCCGCGCGACGCTCGGGCGGGCGGCCCTCACCGGGCTGGTCGGGGCGGCGTTCTTCCTCGTCGTCTTCGGCATCGCGGCCGTGGTGCCGGCGTTACGGACCGTCTACGACGACGGGCGCGTCGGCGACCCCGACCTGCTGCAACTGCTGTGGCTCACGCTCGGGCGGATCACGTTCGGCACGGTGATCGTCGAGGAGATCGCGTTCCGCGGCGTGCTGCCGGCGCTGCTCGGCGCGCGCGACGACCGCTGGCGGTGGGGGCCGATCCTCGGGGCGTCGGCGTTCTTCGGGCTGTGGCACTTCCTGCCGGCGCTGGCCGTCGGGCGCAACGCGGCCGTGCACGCAGCACTCGGCGGCATCCCGACGCAGCTGCTGCAGGTGCTCGCGATGGTCGCGGCCGCGGCGGCGGGCGTCTTCCTGTACGCGTGGCGGCACTTCGGCCGGGGAGTACTGGCGTCGGTACTGGTGCACTTCACGACGAACGTCGGCGGGCTCGTCATCGCGGTGGCCGTGCAGGCGTGAATACGCATACCCCGTATCGGATACGTGGGGTGGGTATACTCGACGACGTACAGGTGCGAACGAAGGGGACGATGCGCGATGACGGGCTACGGCAACGAGCGGGATGCCTATCTGAAGCGTCTGCGCCGCATCGAGGGACAGATCCGAGGCCTGCAGCGCATGGTCGAGGAGGACAAGTACTGCATCGACATCCTCACGCAGGTGTCGGCGGCCACGAAGGCGCTGCAGTCGTTCTCGCTGGAGCTGCTCGACGAGCACTTGGCCACCTGCGTCGTGCAGGCCGCCGCGGCCGGGGGCGAGGAAGCCGACCTGAAGGTCCGCGAGGCCTCCGACGCGATCGCACGGCTGGTCCGCTCGTAGGTCCGGACAATGAAAAGAGGGGCGCCCCGGCCAGGCGTCCCTCTTTTTTTCAGCCTGGTTCAGCGCGGTTCAGCGTGCGGCGCGGAAGCCGCGCAGGCGGAGACTGTTCGAGACCACGAACACCGACGAGACGGCCATGGCGGCACCGGCGATCATGGGGTTGAGCAGGCCGAACGCCGCCAGCGGCAGGGCCGCGACGTTGTAGGCGAAGGCCCAGAACAGGTTGCCCTTGATCGTGGCGAGCGTGCGCCGAGCGAGGCGGATGGCGTCGACCGCGGCGCGGAGGTCACCGCGGACGAGGGTGAGGTCGCCGGCCTCGATGGCGGCGTCGGTGCCGGTGCCCATCGACAAGCCGAGGTCGGCCTGGGCCAGGGCGGCGGCGTCGTTCACACCGTCGCCGACCATCGCGACCACGCGGCCCTCGGACTGCAGCCGCTTGACCACCGCGACCTTGTCTTCGGGCAGGACCTCGGCGATCACCTCGTCGATGCCGGCGGCTTCGGCGATCGCTTGAGCGGCGCCGG
Protein-coding regions in this window:
- a CDS encoding CPBP family intramembrane glutamic endopeptidase, with the translated sequence MTITGPRTSTRLLLVVVCVVVLATATTLANRVLPGWAYPVCGAVTAAVLLALAFGAGYTPADLGVSRATLGRAALTGLVGAAFFLVVFGIAAVVPALRTVYDDGRVGDPDLLQLLWLTLGRITFGTVIVEEIAFRGVLPALLGARDDRWRWGPILGASAFFGLWHFLPALAVGRNAAVHAALGGIPTQLLQVLAMVAAAAAGVFLYAWRHFGRGVLASVLVHFTTNVGGLVIAVAVQA
- a CDS encoding metal-sensitive transcriptional regulator — protein: MTGYGNERDAYLKRLRRIEGQIRGLQRMVEEDKYCIDILTQVSAATKALQSFSLELLDEHLATCVVQAAAAGGEEADLKVREASDAIARLVRS